Part of the Mycobacteriales bacterium genome, TTGGCACGGCCCGCACACCTACCTGTCGCCCACGATCCTCGCGGGCCTTCGCCAACCAGGAGGAACCATGAACAGCAACACCAACGACGTCCCCTTCCACGCCCGCCACGACGACGAACTGCTCACCCTCGACGACGTCGCCGAGATCCTGCGGACCCCGGTCAACACCGTCCGCTGGTGGCGCCAGGAGGGCACCGGGCCGGAGTTCTTCAAGATCGGCCGGCGCC contains:
- a CDS encoding helix-turn-helix domain-containing protein, with protein sequence MNSNTNDVPFHARHDDELLTLDDVAEILRTPVNTVRWWRQEGTGPEFFKIGRRLYTTVGDLRTFIRAQRLASQPVLGKPKAV